One genomic region from Gammaproteobacteria bacterium encodes:
- a CDS encoding homoserine O-succinyltransferase, which yields MPLVAYTELPTFERLRREGQTVLAAGRARQQEVRALHVGLLNMMPDTALEATERQFYRLVGESNPIAQFYMHPFTLPELPRGRRAREHIARYYETFDKIREDGLDALIITGANVTHPDLSQEAFRIPLIEVVDWAAEHVTSTLCSCLATHAVMQFRYGQARRAMPAKRWGVFRHCVVERSHPLVNDVNTSFDVPHSRFNDISRSQFETAGVHVLVESEAAGVHLAVSEDGFCTVFFQGHPEYDTISLLKEYKREVMRYATGERPDRPPFVDNHFSELNRAVLTEYLDRIEKARSEGAGLPPFPEHLLIPNLHNTWHDTAEAIVGNWIGLVYQITHQDRELPLMDDVDPADPLGWLRTRSGHRGD from the coding sequence ATGCCGCTGGTCGCCTACACGGAACTCCCCACCTTCGAGCGGCTGCGCCGCGAGGGGCAGACAGTCCTCGCGGCGGGTCGCGCGCGTCAACAGGAAGTCCGCGCACTCCACGTGGGCCTGCTCAACATGATGCCGGACACCGCGCTGGAGGCCACCGAGCGGCAGTTCTACCGGCTCGTGGGAGAGAGCAACCCCATCGCACAGTTCTACATGCATCCCTTTACCCTGCCGGAACTGCCGCGTGGCCGGCGCGCCAGGGAGCACATCGCGCGCTATTACGAGACCTTCGACAAGATCCGCGAGGACGGCCTGGACGCCCTGATCATCACCGGCGCCAACGTCACACACCCCGATCTCTCGCAGGAGGCGTTTCGCATACCCCTGATCGAGGTCGTCGACTGGGCCGCCGAGCATGTGACCTCGACCCTGTGCTCCTGCCTCGCGACGCATGCGGTCATGCAGTTCCGCTACGGCCAGGCGCGCCGCGCGATGCCCGCCAAGCGCTGGGGGGTGTTCCGGCACTGCGTGGTGGAACGTAGTCATCCGCTGGTTAACGATGTCAACACATCCTTCGACGTGCCGCACTCGCGGTTTAACGACATCAGCCGGTCGCAATTCGAAACCGCCGGTGTCCACGTGCTCGTCGAGAGCGAGGCGGCCGGAGTTCACCTGGCGGTGAGCGAGGACGGATTCTGTACGGTGTTCTTCCAGGGCCACCCGGAGTACGACACCATCAGCCTGCTCAAGGAATACAAGCGCGAGGTGATGCGCTACGCCACAGGCGAGCGTCCCGACCGTCCACCGTTCGTCGACAACCACTTCAGCGAGCTGAACAGGGCGGTCCTGACGGAGTATCTGGACCGGATCGAGAAGGCCCGGAGTGAGGGGGCAGGGCTTCCGCCCTTCCCCGAGCACCTGCTCATCCCAAACCTGCACAACACCTGGCACGACACTGCCGAAGCCATCGTCGGCAACTGGATCGGACTGGTCTACCAGATTACACACCAGGACCGGGAGCTACCCCTGATGGATGACGTCGACCCAGCCGACCCCCTGGGGTGGCTGAGGACGAGATCCGGACACCGAGGCGACTGA
- the recB gene encoding exodeoxyribonuclease V subunit beta, translating to MSVLDSMQSLRIFDAPMAGSSLVEASAGTGKTYTITGLYVRMIAEGPWSVDRILVVTYTNAATAELRDRIRRALGEALKALRSGRHGGNPFLRDLLALDLDREICARRIEIAMLEFDLAAVYTIHGFCQRALADHAFESGAAFELELLPDESELLLETVRDFYRREFYNAPGTFVAYARALEPESMLGWVRSFVARPYLEVRTPEIVSGEDAERSFLEAYASARGLWESSADEVVDLLLNSTALHGGRYRKKSIPGWAAELGIYLNTSVPGVRIPKSFPKFTSSVIGESLKKGQEPPVHPFFDACETLQAAAEALAVAYDSRLAHLRAGLIQYVDDAMSKRKQALGQQSFNDLLIGLQTALEDEGGETLAATLRRRFGAALIDEFQDTDPIQYGIFRRIWGGTDAPVFLVGDPKQAIYSFRGADVFAYLQGRNDVSRSYTLRENWRSSPGLIDAVNTLFGAVDDPFVLKDIGYSQAVAAHRERETMADPGGDDAAFHFWFVGAREDGEPWSKAEAVGIATEATAAEIARLIEAGRRGEVRIGPRALGGGDIAVLVRSHSQAAQMSAALSGLGVPSIEQSQESVYRSEEALALERLLVAIAEPAREDRVAAALTTSLLGMTGDDLFALRQDARRWEARLSAFQDWRRRWRQSGFVRMVHDILRTEGVARRLLARPGGARALTNLRHLIELLHVEARHRRGIDDLLQWLAERRSGEVSAGEEAQLRLESDGNLVKLVTVHKSKGLQYPVVFCPYVWDGALRNRVADTVYHDPDRESVSVLDLRGDSPAAEQAVAREELAENLRLLYVALTRAVHRCYVVWGAVRGAERSPLGWLLHPQDNGISDAAEAGAKAAPLDGNERLERLNRLAAENPGVFRVAPVESVMKARGVEVSADALPSLAARRFGRTLRPGPVVTSFSALTSGNDAEAPDYDSGIVYPRERAGGAGSGTIYEFPRGARAGVCLHEVFELADFTDNDPAAQNELVDRTLVAHGFDSRWGPAVVAMVRRVLDAPLDGEGRVRLSDVELGKRLNELEFHYPIAPVHATELRRLVRAASVGEVSGSGFSSHGFMKGFIDLMFESDGRYYVVDYKSNWLGDTPGDYRRERLELAISAHDYDLQYLIYTVAVHRLLRARIPGYDYATHFGGVAYLFLRGIDPDIDPDNGVFRDRPAAGLIDTLDRYFGPGQEAALC from the coding sequence ATGAGCGTGCTCGATTCCATGCAGTCCCTGCGTATCTTCGACGCACCCATGGCCGGCAGCAGTCTGGTGGAGGCCAGCGCCGGGACGGGCAAAACCTACACCATCACCGGGCTCTATGTGCGCATGATCGCCGAGGGCCCCTGGTCGGTGGACCGGATACTGGTCGTCACCTACACGAACGCGGCGACCGCGGAACTGCGCGACCGGATCCGGCGCGCCCTGGGTGAGGCCCTCAAGGCGCTTCGCTCGGGGCGGCACGGCGGTAACCCGTTTCTCAGGGATCTGCTCGCACTCGACTTGGATCGGGAGATCTGCGCCCGTCGTATCGAGATCGCGATGCTGGAGTTCGACCTGGCCGCGGTCTACACCATTCATGGCTTCTGCCAGCGGGCGCTGGCCGACCACGCCTTCGAGAGCGGTGCGGCGTTTGAGCTGGAGTTGCTGCCGGACGAGTCCGAGCTGCTGCTGGAGACCGTGCGCGATTTCTACCGGCGGGAATTCTACAACGCCCCCGGGACATTCGTAGCCTACGCGCGGGCGCTGGAACCGGAGTCGATGCTCGGCTGGGTGCGGTCGTTTGTCGCAAGGCCCTACCTCGAGGTTCGAACCCCCGAGATCGTTTCCGGCGAAGACGCAGAGCGTTCCTTCCTCGAGGCCTATGCGTCGGCTCGAGGTCTGTGGGAATCCTCGGCAGACGAGGTGGTGGACCTGCTGCTGAACTCGACGGCTCTGCACGGGGGCAGGTACCGCAAGAAGAGCATACCCGGCTGGGCCGCGGAACTCGGCATCTATCTCAATACCTCGGTTCCGGGTGTCCGCATCCCGAAATCGTTTCCGAAGTTTACGTCAAGCGTGATCGGCGAATCCCTGAAAAAGGGGCAGGAGCCGCCTGTGCATCCGTTTTTCGATGCCTGCGAGACGTTGCAGGCCGCCGCGGAAGCGCTCGCAGTGGCGTACGATTCACGTCTGGCGCACCTGCGCGCCGGGCTGATCCAGTATGTCGACGACGCGATGTCAAAGCGCAAGCAAGCGCTGGGTCAGCAATCCTTCAACGACCTGCTCATCGGGCTTCAGACCGCGCTCGAGGACGAGGGTGGCGAGACCCTGGCTGCCACGCTCCGACGGCGTTTCGGGGCAGCGCTCATCGACGAGTTCCAGGACACCGACCCGATCCAGTACGGGATCTTTCGCAGGATCTGGGGCGGGACGGACGCACCGGTGTTTCTGGTCGGGGACCCCAAGCAGGCCATCTACAGCTTTCGGGGGGCGGATGTCTTCGCCTATCTGCAAGGGCGGAATGACGTCAGTCGAAGCTACACCCTGCGGGAGAACTGGCGTTCCTCGCCGGGCCTCATCGACGCCGTCAACACCTTGTTCGGTGCGGTCGACGACCCCTTCGTCCTGAAGGACATCGGCTATTCGCAAGCGGTCGCGGCCCATCGCGAGCGGGAAACGATGGCGGATCCCGGCGGGGACGATGCGGCCTTCCACTTCTGGTTCGTGGGCGCGAGGGAGGACGGCGAGCCGTGGAGCAAGGCGGAGGCTGTCGGGATCGCCACGGAGGCGACCGCGGCCGAGATCGCGAGACTGATCGAGGCGGGCAGGCGGGGAGAGGTCCGCATCGGGCCGCGTGCCCTGGGCGGAGGGGATATCGCCGTTCTGGTTCGCAGCCATTCCCAGGCGGCGCAGATGAGCGCCGCGCTGTCCGGGCTCGGTGTGCCCAGCATCGAGCAGTCCCAGGAATCGGTCTATCGATCGGAGGAGGCGCTGGCGCTCGAACGCCTGCTGGTCGCGATCGCGGAGCCCGCCCGGGAGGATCGGGTCGCCGCGGCCCTGACCACCAGCCTGCTCGGTATGACGGGAGACGATTTGTTCGCCCTGCGCCAGGATGCACGGCGGTGGGAGGCACGGTTATCGGCATTCCAGGACTGGCGCCGTCGCTGGCGACAGTCCGGATTCGTCCGCATGGTGCATGACATCCTGCGCACCGAGGGGGTGGCCCGGCGCCTGCTCGCCCGGCCCGGCGGGGCGAGGGCGTTGACCAATTTGCGCCACCTGATCGAATTGCTTCACGTGGAGGCCCGGCACAGGCGGGGCATCGACGACCTGCTGCAGTGGCTCGCCGAGCGCCGATCCGGGGAGGTGAGTGCGGGCGAGGAGGCGCAACTGCGCCTGGAGAGCGACGGGAACCTGGTGAAACTCGTAACCGTGCACAAGAGCAAGGGCCTTCAATACCCCGTTGTCTTCTGCCCCTACGTCTGGGACGGCGCCTTGCGCAACAGGGTCGCCGATACCGTATACCACGACCCGGATCGGGAGTCTGTCTCGGTATTGGATCTGCGCGGGGATTCCCCCGCCGCCGAGCAGGCCGTGGCGCGCGAGGAACTCGCCGAAAACCTGCGTCTGCTCTACGTGGCGCTGACCCGCGCGGTGCATCGCTGCTACGTCGTTTGGGGCGCGGTCAGGGGTGCGGAACGGTCGCCGCTCGGTTGGTTGCTGCACCCTCAGGACAACGGGATATCCGACGCTGCCGAAGCTGGCGCGAAGGCCGCGCCGCTCGACGGGAACGAGCGCCTGGAGCGACTGAATCGTCTGGCGGCGGAGAACCCGGGCGTCTTTCGCGTCGCGCCCGTCGAGAGCGTGATGAAGGCGCGGGGTGTCGAGGTCTCGGCGGATGCCCTGCCGTCACTGGCGGCAAGACGATTTGGCCGGACCTTGCGACCGGGGCCGGTCGTCACGAGCTTTTCGGCGCTGACAAGCGGGAACGACGCGGAGGCGCCTGATTACGATTCAGGGATCGTTTATCCCCGGGAGCGGGCCGGCGGCGCCGGATCGGGAACGATCTACGAGTTTCCGCGGGGCGCGCGGGCGGGCGTCTGCCTGCACGAGGTCTTCGAATTGGCGGATTTCACGGACAACGACCCCGCGGCACAGAACGAGCTGGTGGACCGGACCCTGGTCGCTCATGGCTTCGATTCCCGTTGGGGACCCGCCGTGGTGGCGATGGTCCGGCGGGTACTGGACGCCCCGCTGGATGGAGAGGGCCGGGTGAGACTCTCGGACGTCGAGTTGGGGAAGCGTCTTAACGAGCTGGAGTTTCACTACCCGATCGCCCCGGTTCATGCAACGGAACTGCGGCGTCTGGTTCGTGCCGCGTCGGTGGGGGAGGTCTCAGGATCGGGTTTTAGCTCGCACGGTTTCATGAAAGGCTTCATCGACCTGATGTTCGAGAGTGACGGACGCTATTACGTGGTGGACTACAAGTCCAACTGGCTCGGAGACACGCCGGGCGACTACCGGCGGGAGCGGCTCGAGCTCGCCATCTCCGCTCACGACTACGACCTTCAATACCTCATCTACACGGTAGCGGTACACCGTTTGCTGAGGGCGCGGATACCGGGGTACGACTACGCGACGCATTTCGGCGGGGTGGCCTACCTGTTCCTGCGCGGGATCGACCCCGATATCGATCCGGACAATGGCGTCTTCCGGGACCGACCGGCCGCCGGTTTGATCGATACCCTGGACCGGTATTTCGGCCCAGGGCAGGAAGCCGCCCTATGCTGA
- the recD gene encoding exodeoxyribonuclease V subunit alpha — protein sequence MLSRIESWREDGLVTDIDACFARLIDRLGGGVPEVTLAACLTSHATDAGHVCLDIRRHAGAAVFTSQDDSPFTAPDLETWIGRLCESAVVGKPGDWRPLVFDGRGRLYLHRYWKDEQLLAFDLIARSRVVDEPEDGDRAREALSRLFPRVQGADTDWQKVAAGVALRNRLCVISGGPGTGKTTTVARLLALLLEQPGGKTLRMALAAPTGKAAARLTESIRSAREALSTGAAIRGAMPEAAVTIHRLLGVWAGRPGFRHHAGNPLALDVLVVDEASMVDLSLMTRLVEALREDARLILLGDRDQLASVEAGSVLGDICERAGEMPWSARQAERIASLTGEDVGAGGRDPNGIADNVVLLRHSYRFAAGGAIGALAAAVNAGRADAVAEALHDNGEAVRIDPHSNREPVPSSQYVESFRDLVAEGDPERALAGFDGFRVLCALRAGPAGVVAVNAAVEAALRQAGLVRGAGEWYQGRPVMITRNDYALGLFNGDIGICLPDSERDGEPMVWFRMAEGLRPVSPARLPAHETAWAMTIHKSQGSEFDHVLLVLPETDHRLLTRELLYTAITRARRSLEIRSPAGILDAAVSRRIHRESGLAELLWGTSQPDPVS from the coding sequence ATGCTGAGCCGGATCGAATCCTGGCGCGAAGACGGCCTGGTGACCGACATCGACGCCTGCTTCGCACGCCTGATAGACCGGCTCGGGGGCGGCGTCCCCGAGGTGACGCTGGCCGCCTGCCTGACGAGTCATGCCACGGATGCCGGACACGTCTGCCTGGATATTCGCCGCCATGCGGGCGCTGCCGTGTTCACGTCGCAGGACGATTCCCCCTTCACGGCGCCGGATCTGGAGACGTGGATCGGCAGGCTCTGCGAATCGGCGGTGGTAGGCAAACCCGGAGACTGGCGACCGTTGGTGTTCGACGGTCGCGGCAGGCTTTATCTCCACCGCTACTGGAAGGACGAACAGTTACTCGCGTTCGATCTGATCGCGCGCTCCAGGGTGGTGGACGAGCCGGAGGACGGAGACCGCGCCCGCGAAGCGCTGTCCCGCCTGTTCCCCAGGGTTCAGGGAGCGGACACGGACTGGCAGAAGGTCGCGGCAGGTGTCGCCCTGCGTAACCGGCTCTGCGTCATCTCGGGCGGACCGGGCACGGGGAAGACCACCACGGTGGCGCGCCTGCTTGCGTTGCTGCTCGAACAGCCCGGGGGAAAGACGCTCAGGATGGCCCTGGCGGCGCCCACCGGAAAGGCCGCGGCGCGTCTCACCGAGTCGATCCGCTCGGCCAGGGAGGCGCTGTCCACCGGTGCCGCGATCCGCGGGGCGATGCCGGAGGCAGCAGTAACGATCCACCGCCTGCTCGGCGTGTGGGCCGGGCGACCGGGTTTCCGGCACCACGCCGGCAACCCGCTGGCCCTCGACGTGCTGGTGGTCGACGAGGCGTCCATGGTGGACCTTTCTCTCATGACACGCCTGGTCGAGGCCCTGCGCGAAGATGCCCGCCTTATCCTGCTCGGGGACCGAGACCAGCTCGCCTCCGTCGAGGCCGGCAGCGTGCTGGGGGACATCTGCGAACGCGCCGGGGAGATGCCCTGGTCCGCGCGACAGGCCGAGCGTATCGCCAGCCTGACCGGCGAGGACGTCGGCGCGGGCGGTCGCGACCCGAATGGGATCGCGGACAACGTGGTACTGCTGCGACACAGCTACCGGTTCGCCGCGGGCGGCGCGATCGGGGCGCTCGCCGCAGCGGTCAACGCCGGGCGTGCGGATGCCGTGGCCGAGGCGCTTCACGACAATGGCGAGGCGGTACGTATCGATCCCCACTCGAACCGTGAACCCGTCCCTTCATCTCAGTATGTCGAGTCGTTCCGGGATCTGGTTGCGGAGGGGGATCCGGAGCGTGCGCTGGCGGGTTTCGACGGGTTCCGGGTCCTTTGCGCCCTGCGTGCGGGGCCAGCGGGCGTGGTCGCCGTCAACGCCGCCGTGGAGGCGGCGCTACGCCAGGCGGGCCTGGTTCGGGGGGCCGGCGAGTGGTACCAGGGCCGTCCGGTCATGATCACCCGCAACGACTACGCGCTGGGTCTGTTCAACGGCGACATCGGGATTTGCCTGCCCGATTCGGAACGCGATGGAGAACCGATGGTCTGGTTCCGGATGGCCGAGGGTCTCCGTCCCGTGTCACCGGCGCGCCTGCCGGCGCACGAGACCGCCTGGGCGATGACCATACACAAGAGCCAGGGCTCGGAATTCGACCACGTCCTGCTCGTACTGCCCGAAACCGACCACCGCCTCCTGACCCGCGAACTGCTCTACACGGCGATCACCCGGGCGAGACGGTCGCTGGAGATCCGGTCCCCGGCCGGCATCCTGGACGCCGCGGTATCCCGGCGGATTCATCGGGAATCGGGACTTGCCGAGCTGTTGTGGGGAACCTCGCAACCCGACCCGGTTTCATGA
- a CDS encoding ATPase: protein MKFSVEEFRAWDHKCVTLLGMSGVGKTFLSGLLRRQDWFHYSGDYRIGTRYLYESILDLIKQQAMQVPFLRDLLRRDWISIRNNIKVDDLGPVLSFVGKVGNPEMGGVPLAEFQRRQAMYRQAEINAMHDVPAFVYKAREIYGYGHFVNDVGGSLCELEDPGVIELLSRHTLILYIKVTDAGQEKELIRRAQSDPKPLYYRPEFLTEQLGNYLAAKELEYAAQIDPDDFTRWIFPRLFHSRVPRYEAIADPYGYTVTSGEVAAVRNESDFLELLETAIDRTPRTPNSGN from the coding sequence GTCGAGGAGTTCCGCGCCTGGGACCACAAGTGCGTCACGCTGCTGGGCATGTCCGGTGTGGGCAAGACCTTCCTGTCTGGCCTGCTGCGCCGGCAGGACTGGTTCCACTATTCGGGCGACTACCGCATTGGAACCCGCTATCTGTACGAATCGATCCTGGACCTGATCAAGCAGCAGGCGATGCAGGTACCCTTCCTGCGCGACCTGCTGCGACGGGACTGGATCTCGATTCGTAACAACATCAAGGTGGACGATCTGGGGCCGGTACTCAGTTTCGTCGGCAAGGTCGGCAACCCGGAGATGGGTGGAGTGCCACTCGCAGAGTTCCAGCGGCGCCAGGCGATGTACCGGCAGGCCGAAATCAACGCCATGCACGATGTGCCCGCGTTCGTTTACAAGGCACGCGAGATCTATGGCTACGGGCACTTCGTCAACGACGTGGGTGGAAGCCTCTGCGAACTGGAGGACCCGGGCGTCATCGAGCTGCTGTCCCGCCACACCCTGATCCTCTATATCAAGGTGACGGACGCTGGGCAGGAAAAGGAACTGATCCGCCGTGCGCAGAGCGACCCCAAGCCCCTGTACTACCGGCCGGAGTTTCTGACCGAACAGCTCGGCAATTACCTGGCGGCGAAAGAACTCGAATATGCCGCGCAGATCGATCCCGACGACTTCACCCGCTGGATCTTTCCCCGGCTGTTCCACTCCCGGGTGCCTCGCTACGAGGCGATCGCCGACCCTTACGGATATACGGTGACCTCGGGGGAGGTCGCGGCGGTCCGCAACGAATCCGATTTTCTCGAACTGCTCGAGACCGCGATAGACCGCACACCACGGACCCCGAATTCCGGAAACTGA